Proteins from a genomic interval of Microbacterium imperiale:
- a CDS encoding RNA degradosome polyphosphate kinase, which yields MIDTEALDSGLGDADDDDFDPAVEDVDAELPDHRYTDRELSWLAFNQRVLELAEDPTLPVLERANFLAIFASNLDEFFMVRVAGLKRRIVTGLAVPTNVGRAPQEVLSDISSEAHALQLRHASVWGDMVQPALAEAGIEIVGWEDLDDSERGRLYDYFQAQVFPVLMPLAVDPAHPFPYISGLSLNLAIRIRNAKTGRQEFARLKVPPMLPRFVELNTGTSVKRYLPLEHLIANNLEDLFPGMEILQHHTFRLTRNEDVVIEEDETENLIQALEAELLRRRFGPPIRLEVTEDMDDVTLDLLLGELDITDQEVYRLPGLLDLRGLFDLSRIDRPELRYKPHVPTTATAFQPAEQNGRTDFFGAIRAGDVLVHHPYESFTTSVVAFLEQAARDPHVLAIKQTLYRTSGDSPIVQALIDAAERGKQVLALVEVKARFDEAANIVWARKLEKAGVHVVYGLVGLKTHCKLLHVIREEDGALRSYSHIGTGNYNPKTSRLYEDFGLFTSDEQVGRDLTRLFNELSGYAIEKKFKRLLVAPLHLRKGLLRHIEAERRNALDGKPAHIRIKVNSMVDEQIIDALYRASQAGVRVDVWVRGICSLRTDLPGVTDNITVRSILGRYLEHSRIFAFDNDGDPVAFIGSADMMHRNLDRRVEALVRVIAPAHVKELTTLFDLAMSDATSSWHLGDGGVWTRHAFDEDGKPLVDLQDRTMAQVQRRRRARAVR from the coding sequence ATCTTCGCCAGCAACCTCGACGAGTTCTTCATGGTGCGGGTCGCCGGCCTCAAGCGCCGCATCGTCACCGGCCTCGCGGTGCCCACCAACGTCGGGCGCGCGCCGCAGGAGGTGCTCTCCGACATCTCGTCCGAGGCGCACGCCCTGCAGCTGCGGCACGCCAGCGTCTGGGGCGACATGGTGCAGCCCGCGCTCGCGGAGGCGGGTATCGAGATCGTCGGCTGGGAGGATCTCGACGATTCCGAGCGCGGCCGGCTCTACGACTACTTCCAGGCTCAGGTCTTCCCCGTCCTGATGCCGCTGGCGGTCGACCCGGCGCACCCGTTCCCCTACATCTCGGGCCTGTCGCTCAACCTCGCCATCCGCATCCGCAACGCCAAGACGGGCCGGCAGGAGTTCGCGCGTCTGAAGGTGCCGCCGATGCTGCCGCGCTTCGTCGAGCTCAACACCGGCACCAGCGTCAAGCGGTACCTGCCGCTCGAGCATCTGATCGCCAACAACCTCGAGGACCTCTTCCCCGGGATGGAGATCCTGCAGCACCACACCTTCCGCCTCACCCGCAACGAGGACGTGGTGATCGAGGAGGACGAGACCGAGAACCTCATCCAGGCCCTCGAAGCGGAGCTGCTGCGTCGCCGGTTCGGCCCGCCGATCCGCCTCGAGGTCACCGAGGACATGGATGACGTGACCCTCGACCTGCTGCTGGGCGAGCTCGACATCACCGACCAGGAGGTCTACCGCCTTCCCGGTCTGCTCGATCTTCGCGGCCTGTTCGACCTGTCGCGCATCGACCGCCCCGAGTTGCGGTACAAGCCGCACGTGCCCACGACGGCGACGGCGTTCCAGCCGGCCGAGCAGAACGGCCGCACCGACTTCTTCGGCGCCATCCGCGCCGGTGACGTGCTCGTGCACCACCCCTACGAGTCGTTCACGACGAGCGTCGTGGCGTTCCTCGAGCAGGCGGCGCGCGACCCGCATGTGCTGGCGATCAAGCAGACGCTCTACCGCACCTCGGGCGACAGCCCCATCGTGCAGGCGCTGATCGACGCCGCAGAGCGCGGCAAGCAGGTGCTCGCCCTGGTCGAGGTGAAGGCCCGCTTCGACGAGGCGGCGAACATCGTGTGGGCGCGCAAGCTCGAGAAGGCGGGCGTCCACGTCGTCTACGGCCTGGTCGGACTCAAGACCCACTGCAAGCTGCTGCACGTCATCCGCGAAGAGGACGGCGCGCTCCGCAGTTACAGCCACATCGGCACGGGCAACTACAACCCCAAGACCAGTCGCCTCTACGAGGATTTCGGCCTGTTCACGAGCGACGAACAGGTGGGCCGCGACCTCACCCGCCTGTTCAACGAGCTCAGCGGCTACGCGATCGAGAAGAAGTTCAAGCGACTGCTGGTCGCCCCCCTGCACCTGCGGAAGGGGCTGCTGCGTCACATCGAGGCCGAGCGCCGCAACGCGCTGGACGGCAAGCCGGCACACATCCGCATCAAGGTCAACTCGATGGTCGACGAGCAGATCATCGACGCGCTGTACCGCGCGAGCCAGGCCGGCGTGCGCGTTGACGTATGGGTGCGCGGCATCTGCTCGCTGCGCACCGACCTCCCCGGTGTCACCGACAACATCACCGTCCGCTCGATCCTGGGCCGCTACCTCGAGCACTCGCGCATCTTCGCCTTCGACAACGACGGTGACCCGGTGGCCTTCATCGGCAGTGCCGACATGATGCACCGCAACCTCGACCGCCGGGTCGAGGCTCTGGTGCGCGTCATCGCGCCCGCCCACGTCAAGGAGCTCACGACGCTGTTCGACCTCGCGATGAGCGACGCGACGAGCTCGTGGCACCTCGGCGACGGCGGTGTCTGGACGCGGCACGCGTTCGACGAGGACGGCAAGCCGCTCGTCGACCTCCAGGACCGCACGATGGCGCAGGTGCAGCGCCGGCGCCGGGCCCGGGCGGTGCGATGA
- a CDS encoding NUDIX hydrolase yields MTDTAVYAAGGVVWRWVDGKVKVLIIHRTKYRDLTLPKGKVEPGEMLAETAVREIREETGIAVRLGPPVGVSKYRLPSKKQKIVHYWAAEATELAIRVSSFVPNKEIAALEWMGLKKARSRLSYPVDIEILDEFVRLVDEQAIDTFPLIALRHGKAVSRDDWDGEDAARPLSPRGKKQAHAIVGPLIAFGVRRIVSSDAQRCLRTVAPLAAAISKRVDRSRALSQDAWEQGQADVRGVVGERVRARKPVVLCTHGPVLPDLLSEMALATGTLRGSYLGSASALETGAFSVVHLPRTNPGAGIVAIETHLTPV; encoded by the coding sequence ATGACCGACACCGCGGTGTACGCGGCCGGGGGCGTCGTCTGGCGGTGGGTCGACGGCAAGGTCAAGGTGCTCATCATCCACCGCACGAAGTACCGCGACCTGACGCTGCCCAAGGGCAAGGTCGAGCCCGGTGAGATGCTCGCCGAGACGGCGGTGCGCGAGATCCGTGAAGAGACAGGCATCGCCGTCCGGCTCGGACCGCCCGTCGGCGTCTCGAAGTATCGCCTGCCGAGCAAGAAGCAGAAGATCGTCCACTACTGGGCCGCCGAGGCGACCGAGCTGGCGATCCGGGTGTCGTCGTTCGTGCCGAACAAAGAGATCGCGGCGCTCGAGTGGATGGGGCTGAAGAAGGCGCGCAGCCGACTGAGCTACCCGGTCGACATCGAGATCCTCGACGAGTTCGTGCGTCTGGTCGACGAGCAGGCCATCGACACCTTCCCCCTCATCGCCCTGCGCCACGGCAAAGCTGTCTCGCGCGACGACTGGGACGGTGAGGATGCCGCGCGTCCGCTGTCACCGCGCGGCAAGAAGCAGGCGCACGCGATCGTCGGTCCGCTGATCGCCTTCGGCGTGCGCCGCATCGTCTCGTCCGACGCCCAGCGGTGCCTGCGCACCGTCGCGCCGCTCGCGGCCGCGATCAGCAAGCGGGTCGATCGGTCCCGCGCGCTCTCGCAGGACGCGTGGGAGCAGGGCCAGGCCGATGTCCGTGGCGTCGTCGGCGAACGCGTCCGAGCCCGCAAGCCCGTCGTGCTGTGCACGCACGGCCCCGTGCTCCCCGACCTGCTCAGCGAGATGGCGCTCGCGACCGGCACTCTGCGCGGGTCGTACCTCGGCAGCGCTTCCGCGCTCGAGACCGGCGCGTTCTCGGTCGTGCATTTGCCGCGAACAAATCCCGGCGCCGGCATCGTCGCGATCGAGACGCATCTGACCCCCGTCTGA
- a CDS encoding M1 family metallopeptidase has translation MTAAAATDPYAPQSGDGSYDVEAYDLDLTYRVRTNRLSGVAVIDAVAREDISAVHVDLVGLRVERVEVDGARVRTTRQGPRRLRIGLPSEVVAGDRFRLRIAYAGAPAPRRSRWGAIGWEELTDGALVAGQPTGAPTWFPCNDRPDARAPMRLTVSTDADYAVVATGVTAPPVRSGALRTWTFTSSVPVATYLAAVHIGHYVDQLLAGLVPVRVAFPVEHRAAVQRAFAPVPAMLDLFGDLFGPYPQETCALVVTGDELEIPLEAQGLAVFGVNHLVPDEQRLIAHELAHQWFGNSVGIAAWRDIWLNEGFACYAEWLWSERAGGPTAAQCAAEHHARLAALPHDLLLRDPGPDLMFDDRVYKRGALALHALRSTMGDAPFFDLVRAWTQRHRHALVSTDDFRELVVERAGEPAASVLSAWIDRMPLPPLSPG, from the coding sequence GTGACGGCCGCCGCCGCGACCGATCCCTACGCTCCGCAATCGGGGGACGGCTCGTACGACGTCGAGGCCTACGATCTCGACCTGACCTACCGTGTGCGCACCAACCGATTGTCGGGCGTAGCCGTCATCGACGCGGTGGCGCGCGAAGACATCTCGGCCGTTCACGTCGACCTCGTCGGGCTCCGCGTCGAGCGGGTCGAGGTCGACGGTGCGCGGGTGCGCACGACGCGGCAGGGTCCGCGTCGGTTGCGCATCGGACTGCCGAGCGAGGTCGTCGCGGGCGATCGGTTCCGCCTGCGCATCGCCTACGCCGGTGCGCCGGCTCCACGACGCTCGCGCTGGGGCGCGATCGGGTGGGAGGAGCTGACCGACGGCGCGCTCGTCGCCGGTCAGCCCACCGGCGCCCCCACCTGGTTCCCGTGCAACGACAGGCCCGACGCCCGCGCGCCGATGCGTCTGACCGTCTCGACCGACGCCGACTACGCCGTGGTCGCGACCGGCGTCACGGCGCCCCCAGTGCGGTCTGGGGCGCTGCGCACCTGGACCTTCACGTCGAGCGTGCCGGTCGCGACGTACCTCGCGGCGGTGCACATCGGCCACTACGTCGACCAGCTGCTCGCGGGCCTGGTGCCCGTGCGCGTGGCCTTCCCGGTCGAGCACCGCGCCGCCGTGCAGCGGGCCTTCGCGCCGGTCCCCGCGATGCTCGACCTGTTCGGCGACCTCTTCGGGCCCTACCCGCAAGAGACGTGCGCGCTCGTGGTGACAGGCGACGAGCTGGAGATACCGCTCGAGGCTCAGGGCCTCGCCGTCTTCGGCGTGAATCACCTCGTCCCCGACGAGCAGCGGCTCATCGCGCACGAGCTGGCGCACCAGTGGTTCGGCAACAGCGTCGGCATCGCGGCCTGGCGCGACATCTGGCTCAACGAGGGCTTCGCCTGCTACGCCGAGTGGCTGTGGTCCGAGCGCGCGGGGGGTCCCACCGCCGCGCAGTGCGCAGCCGAGCATCACGCGCGGCTCGCCGCCCTTCCGCACGACCTGCTGCTGCGCGATCCCGGACCCGACCTCATGTTCGACGACCGCGTGTACAAGCGGGGCGCGCTCGCCCTGCATGCGCTGCGGTCGACGATGGGCGATGCCCCGTTCTTCGACCTCGTGCGCGCGTGGACGCAGCGTCACCGACACGCCCTCGTGAGCACGGACGACTTCCGAGAGCTCGTCGTCGAGCGGGCCGGCGAGCCGGCGGCATCCGTTCTCAGCGCATGGATCGATCGGATGCCGCTTCCGCCGCTGTCGCCAGGCTGA